CCACGCGATTTATCCGCAGTTGTCGTGAGGTAAAACCGTTGCGAAAGGATTCAATATCCTCTGTAGCGAGGTAAGTGAGGATGATGGGTTTCATACGGGTTTTGATGATGGACTTTCCTTTTTCTGGATATTCATCAATCGGCACCGCCATCCAAACAAGTTGTCCATAACTCAGGAGTCGCTCATCGGGGAGTTGATCGCCCGTGGTGAGTTTCTCCAAAGGGAGGGTAATGACGAAATAGTCTTCAACGGTTTTGAGAATGTCATCAACAATAGCAGTCGCTGTGACTTCGCCTTTGTCGTAGCCGTAGTCATTCAAAAAGCGATGGATCAACAACTGTCGTAGCGATTTATCGTTGATGCGTCTGAACTTCTTCTCGTTGATAGCGGTGCGCGTTTGAGGTTTACTCATCAGAGATTCTCCTTTTTTTTCTCGGCGGGTTCAGGGCTAAGGAGTTCTGTCATGCGCTCGGTGTGCTGATATTCAGCATACAGCGAGAGGTACTCCCGTATGAGTCGGTCAGAGAAGTGAGTGATGAGCCGTATCTGTGCCTCGGGAAACTCTTGATGATGGAGCGTTGCGACTTGTGTGAAGTCTCGTAAATACCGCCAGACCGAACGTTCAGAATGGTTCGTCTTTTGCTCAATCTCGGTGAAGGTGTACGCCTTGAAATACAACTCAATGATCTGCGTCTTATGAGACGTGCCGGGGCCCATGTCGTGTTTGGTGCCCCGCGTCATGACGAAATACCCCTCTTGCTTCAAGGCTCGGATGTCGCGCTTGATGGTGGCAGGAGAAGTGGTTAATAAGATGGCTAAATCTTCGTAACTCAGCAAAGCGTCTTGGTCATAAGTTTCTTTGGTCAATCGGAGGATGCGGTGCCGTCTGAGTCCTGCGAGACCATAGTTGGCTAAGGTTTCAAAGTCTTCTTGCACATCGTTGAGAGTGAGCCGACAAGAGACCTTTTTCGCTAAAGCGATGTGTTTACCTGCCGGTTCTTCTGCGGCGACTGCCTCATAACAGATTTGCCCAGATGTCAGTTGCACATCAGCGTGCTGCTCAAAGTATCCGGCAATCTGCTTATAGTAGGCTTCTGCCATGATAGGCATGAGGTTAAAATCTGCTGAAATCTTCTGAATAATCGCAGCTCTTGCGTTCTTGGATTCGAGACGTTTGATACCGTATGCGGTATCGTTTTGGCGGGTCATAGTGACCTCCATGAGGAAAGTATCGGTGATGAAAATACATCTACCCGTTAGATTAACTCATACTATAAGTATAACTCATGGGGTCATTTGATACAAACTATAAGTAGGGAGTTTTAATGAGGGTAAAAAGGCGATGTTCTGCTGTTTCACAATATAGGAACCCTGCGCGGCGCATTTTGATAAGCCTGTCTATTCTGTTCATAAATATCCTTTGTCTTTCTGCGGAGGCTTATATAGACGGACCCTGGCTGTGGATGATTGCCAGTGGTGCTGATATAGATAGCGATCAGTTAGCTGTCGCGAGTGAGGGAATAGTTACTGAAAATCTCGTTGCTACGTATGGTGTAAATGAAGGGGATGCCGTAGGGCAGTTGCAATGGACACGCGGGCGGATCCTACCAGAAGTCGACTGCTTGTTATGGCGTTGGGGCTGCTATTCAGATAATGTCAACCGTGTTATTAATAGGATAGGGTTGAGCAACGACCGGGGGCTGAATTATCACTCCGCATACGCTTTAATTAATATCTTCTCGCCGAAAGCCCGAAAAAACGTTGCGATGGGTGTCGGAAGCGACGACTCTGTTAAAGTGTGGCTCAATGGTAAAGTAGTTCATGTAAATAACGTGGACAGAGGCACAACCGGCATCCAAGACTTGTTCCGCGTCAACCTAAACGCTGGGGATAACCTTCTACTCGTTAAGGTGAGTGATAATCTATGGAATTGGGGGATGTTTTTCGACATCTATCTTGCGCCTGGTGATTTTAGGACTTTCCTGCCTACCGCGACTTTAGATATTTCGCTTGCCACACACCTATTTCAAAAATACAGTGCGATACTCCAAGATCCAGAGATTCAAGAGGTGCTTCCGGACTTACTGTCACGGCTTCAGGAACCGGAGATACAAGCACTTTTGACCCCACTCACGATAAATACTGTTGCTGAGAACCCAGACCTCCTCGCGCAGTTCGGGGTACAGGAGAAAGCGATAAGTTTCATCAAAGAAAACGCCGGTGTCAGGGTGATGCTCCGGGATCCGGACTTTCAGACCCTTGTGCAAAATCCCAATGCGCTATCAGAATTCGCTGCACTCGTTACGGGTGAAGAACTGGCACCTCCTGAACAACGCCCCTTAGCTGCAGATGTTGATGGCAACGGAGTCGTGAATATCTTGGACCTTGTACGCATTGCCACGCGTTTAGGGCAAACAGGCCCTGATCCTGCGGATGTGAACCGTGATGGCACCGTTAATATTCGTGATATTGTCTTGGCTGCAGCCTTAATGGGCGAGGAGGCAGCTGCACCTTCCTCTTATGCAGTTATAGAGATACAGCGGGGTCATCTGTCCTTACAAACTGAGGACATCCAACTTTGGCTGACCCAAGCCCAAGGACTTGACCTAAGTGATCCAACACTCGCAAGGGGTATGCGCGTGCTAAAGCACCTTGTGATGCTATTCGTACCGAAAGAAACGGCACTTCTGTCCAATTACCCGAATCCTTTTAATCCCGAAACATGGATACCGTATCAACTGGCAATCCCTGCCGATGTTAGCATCTCCATCTATGCTGCAGATGGAAAGTTGGTTCGGATACTCAACTTAGGGCATCAAGCTGTCGGCATCTATCACCAACGTGGTCGTGCAGCATATTGGGATGGCAGAAATACGCAAGGTGAACCTGTGGCAAGCGGTGTCTATTTCTACACGTTTACGGCAGGGGAATTTACTGCGACTCGGAAGATGCTAATAAGGAAATAGGTTCACCTTTGGGTGGTCAATTACCAGAGAAGCGTTGGGAATCGAAACTCTATCCTGCAATCGTAAACCACTGTCTTATGACTTTTTTTTAGGATGTAACGTTTGGCGAAAAAATTGTGTCTTTAATATTGGAACGTGAGTTTGATAAATATGCCTACTAACTTCTAAAACTCTTTCAAACTTACATTGGAAATTAAACAATCTTTACAGACTCAATTAAACAATCCCTCAGAAAAAGGACAAACAATCTCATGCGAAAAGCATTGATTCTAATTTTAGCGATTGGGCTGGCAATATGCGTTATTCCCGAAAACACTATCGCACAAGACACACAAGATTGGCATTTGCGGCACTTACCCGAAGGCGTAAAAGCACGGATCGGTAAAGGCGAGATAAAAGGCAATATAGCAATTTCCGATGATGGCAAACGTTTAGCAGTCGCAAGTGGTATCGGTATTTGGATCTACGACACAGAGACCGACAAAGCCCTTGATCTGATAACAGGACACACGCATTGGGTTATAAGCGTAACGTTTAGCCCAGATGGGTCTCTCTTAGCAAGCGGAAGTGTGGACAGCACCGTCCGTTTGTGGGATGCGGAAACCGGCACAGAACTACACACGATGCAAGGACATGAACAGCAGATCACAGACGTAGCGTTTAGTCCGGATGGCAAGACACTTGCAAGTGCAAGTTGGGACGTGACCATTCGACTCTGGGATGTGAAAGCTGGTGCTCATCTGCGGACACTTGAAGGACATAGCAAGGTTGTTAATAGCGTTGTATTCAGTCCAGATGGGAAGACATTGGCAAGTGGAAGCAATGACAATATGTTACATCTGTGGGATGTGCAGACGGGAACATTACTTCAGACATTGGAAGGACATAAGTCTTATGTAGAAAGCGTAGTATTCAATCCGGATGGAAAGACACTCGCAAGCGGAAGTAGGGACCAAAGGTTGCGGCTGTGGGATGTGCAGACAGGGGAATCGCTGCGGATAATGGAAGGGCATACGAACACTATTGAAAGCGTTGTGTTTAGTCCAGATGGACAGATGTTAGCAAGTGGGAGTTGGGACTATACTATTCGGCTGTGGGATGTGCAGACAGGGAAACCGCTGCGGGTGTTATCTGGGCATACCTTGGGTCGCGTGAATGTTATATTTAGCCGAGATCGGAAGACGTTGATCAGCAGTAGCGAGGACGACACGGTGCGGCTGTGGGATGTGGAAACCGGCGAAGAACTTCGGAAGATGGTAACGCATACGCAGGATTTCCGTAGCATCGCGTTCAGCCCGGATGGTAAAACGCTGGCAGGTGCCACTGGGAATAATGATGTCTACCTGTGGAATGTGCAGACGTGTGCATTGCTGCGGACACTAAAAGGGCATACGAAGTCTGTTAATGACGTAGCCTTCAGTCCGGATGGAAAGATATTGGCAAGTGGAAGTTATGACTCGACCGTGAGTTTGTGGGATATAAAAACGGGTGCAGCACTTCCCGCACTGCCTGGAGAAACTTTTGGGTTCATAAGGGTTGCATTTAGTTCGGATAGCAAAAGGCTGGCAGCTGTAGATGGTGGTGGCTATGTCTATCTATGGAATATGCAAACAGGTCTACTTATAAATAGGGTGCAGGCACACCAGGCGAATGCCCATAGCATCGCGTTCAGTCCAGACGGTTCTTTACTGGCAACCGGAGGTTATGACGACACCGTGCGTACGTGGGATGGACATACCGGTGCCCCGCTCTTGACGTTGGATAAACCACTTTATAGTGTAACGTTCAGTCCAGACGGAAAGATAGCTGCAAGTGCTGCTCGGGACAGTACCATACTTTTATGGGAGGCGGTGTCGGGTGAACCGATTCGGACGATAGAAGCGGATTGGA
The nucleotide sequence above comes from Candidatus Poribacteria bacterium. Encoded proteins:
- a CDS encoding DUF1670 domain-containing protein; amino-acid sequence: MTRQNDTAYGIKRLESKNARAAIIQKISADFNLMPIMAEAYYKQIAGYFEQHADVQLTSGQICYEAVAAEEPAGKHIALAKKVSCRLTLNDVQEDFETLANYGLAGLRRHRILRLTKETYDQDALLSYEDLAILLTTSPATIKRDIRALKQEGYFVMTRGTKHDMGPGTSHKTQIIELYFKAYTFTEIEQKTNHSERSVWRYLRDFTQVATLHHQEFPEAQIRLITHFSDRLIREYLSLYAEYQHTERMTELLSPEPAEKKKENL
- a CDS encoding T9SS type A sorting domain-containing protein → MRVKRRCSAVSQYRNPARRILISLSILFINILCLSAEAYIDGPWLWMIASGADIDSDQLAVASEGIVTENLVATYGVNEGDAVGQLQWTRGRILPEVDCLLWRWGCYSDNVNRVINRIGLSNDRGLNYHSAYALINIFSPKARKNVAMGVGSDDSVKVWLNGKVVHVNNVDRGTTGIQDLFRVNLNAGDNLLLVKVSDNLWNWGMFFDIYLAPGDFRTFLPTATLDISLATHLFQKYSAILQDPEIQEVLPDLLSRLQEPEIQALLTPLTINTVAENPDLLAQFGVQEKAISFIKENAGVRVMLRDPDFQTLVQNPNALSEFAALVTGEELAPPEQRPLAADVDGNGVVNILDLVRIATRLGQTGPDPADVNRDGTVNIRDIVLAAALMGEEAAAPSSYAVIEIQRGHLSLQTEDIQLWLTQAQGLDLSDPTLARGMRVLKHLVMLFVPKETALLSNYPNPFNPETWIPYQLAIPADVSISIYAADGKLVRILNLGHQAVGIYHQRGRAAYWDGRNTQGEPVASGVYFYTFTAGEFTATRKMLIRK
- a CDS encoding WD40 repeat domain-containing protein codes for the protein MRKALILILAIGLAICVIPENTIAQDTQDWHLRHLPEGVKARIGKGEIKGNIAISDDGKRLAVASGIGIWIYDTETDKALDLITGHTHWVISVTFSPDGSLLASGSVDSTVRLWDAETGTELHTMQGHEQQITDVAFSPDGKTLASASWDVTIRLWDVKAGAHLRTLEGHSKVVNSVVFSPDGKTLASGSNDNMLHLWDVQTGTLLQTLEGHKSYVESVVFNPDGKTLASGSRDQRLRLWDVQTGESLRIMEGHTNTIESVVFSPDGQMLASGSWDYTIRLWDVQTGKPLRVLSGHTLGRVNVIFSRDRKTLISSSEDDTVRLWDVETGEELRKMVTHTQDFRSIAFSPDGKTLAGATGNNDVYLWNVQTCALLRTLKGHTKSVNDVAFSPDGKILASGSYDSTVSLWDIKTGAALPALPGETFGFIRVAFSSDSKRLAAVDGGGYVYLWNMQTGLLINRVQAHQANAHSIAFSPDGSLLATGGYDDTVRTWDGHTGAPLLTLDKPLYSVTFSPDGKIAASAARDSTILLWEAVSGEPIRTIEADWRSIYSIAFSPDGKILTHGSHDGFVMLSDVRTGKHLRILEAHRGRVGPQSVVFSPDGKMLAISNGGIVYLWDLKFEQ